A single genomic interval of Lewinellaceae bacterium harbors:
- the atpB gene encoding F0F1 ATP synthase subunit A encodes MLAAQGHSGESSHEDQDGHSAEAGHDSGLEHSYCGSHEENGEYNPVKTVMEHIADANEFHVWKGVHIPLPVFLYAPGQGWTTGLSSMFDHGHKAVDGYVLNHGRVNRVADPAFPEGEVHIDGILHRTETVEKGGKEKEADVYYACYEGQVYKLDKPSTVDGGFLGGGITSFYDFSITKNVFSMILASLLLIWLFSAVARGYEKNEHKAPSGVQSFMEVFFVFIRDEVTKPMIGEKHYERFQPFIMTLFFFIMFINLMGLVPFFPGGANITGNLAVTFTLAIFTFLVTNLNGKKDYWEHIFWMPGIPAWVKVILTPVEVLSLFIKPFSLMIRLFANISAGHIIILSLIGLVFLFGNNGQHVGGAAGGAVIGGLFTAFMNLIELLVALLQAFIFAILSASYIGAAVEEHGHHDEAHEGAH; translated from the coding sequence ATGCTGGCTGCCCAGGGCCACAGCGGCGAATCTTCTCATGAAGATCAGGATGGCCACAGCGCGGAAGCCGGCCATGACTCCGGACTGGAGCACAGCTATTGCGGCAGCCACGAAGAAAACGGGGAGTACAATCCGGTAAAAACGGTGATGGAGCACATCGCCGACGCCAACGAGTTCCATGTCTGGAAAGGCGTTCACATCCCGCTTCCTGTTTTTCTTTACGCCCCTGGCCAGGGTTGGACGACGGGCCTGTCCAGCATGTTCGATCACGGACACAAGGCGGTGGACGGTTACGTGCTCAACCACGGGCGGGTGAACCGGGTTGCCGATCCGGCTTTCCCGGAAGGGGAGGTGCACATCGACGGCATCCTGCACCGGACGGAAACAGTTGAAAAGGGCGGTAAAGAAAAGGAGGCAGACGTCTACTACGCTTGCTACGAAGGGCAAGTTTACAAACTGGACAAGCCCAGCACCGTCGATGGCGGTTTCCTGGGAGGCGGCATCACTTCATTCTACGACTTTTCCATTACGAAGAATGTCTTCTCCATGATCCTGGCTTCTTTGTTGCTGATCTGGCTTTTTTCCGCCGTGGCCAGAGGATATGAGAAAAACGAACATAAAGCCCCTTCCGGAGTTCAGTCTTTCATGGAAGTCTTCTTTGTTTTCATCCGGGATGAAGTCACCAAGCCGATGATCGGCGAGAAACACTACGAACGTTTCCAGCCCTTCATCATGACGCTGTTTTTCTTCATCATGTTCATCAACCTGATGGGCCTGGTGCCCTTTTTCCCCGGCGGCGCCAACATCACGGGCAACCTGGCGGTGACGTTTACCCTGGCGATATTCACCTTCCTGGTGACCAACCTCAACGGCAAGAAGGACTACTGGGAGCACATTTTCTGGATGCCGGGCATACCTGCCTGGGTAAAGGTGATCCTGACGCCGGTGGAGGTCCTGAGCTTGTTCATCAAGCCATTTTCCCTCATGATCCGTTTGTTTGCGAACATTTCCGCCGGGCACATTATTATACTGAGCCTGATCGGGCTGGTTTTCCTGTTTGGCAACAACGGGCAGCATGTGGGTGGCGCTGCCGGCGGCGCGGTCATCGGCGGCCTGTTCACCGCCTTTATGAACCTGATCGAATTGCTGGTGGCCCTGCTGCAGGCATTCATCTTCGCCATCCTCTCCGCTTCCTACATCGGCGCGGCGGTGGAAGAGCACGGCCATCATGACGAGGCGCACGAAGGAGCGCATTAG
- the atpE gene encoding ATP synthase F0 subunit C produces the protein MGAIGAGIAALGAGVGIGLIGSRAMEAIARQPEAVGDIRNNMILTAALVEGAALFAIVVGLLAG, from the coding sequence ATGGGAGCAATTGGAGCTGGTATTGCAGCACTTGGAGCAGGCGTAGGCATCGGCCTTATCGGCAGCCGCGCGATGGAAGCCATCGCCCGCCAACCGGAAGCCGTAGGCGACATTCGCAACAACATGATCCTGACCGCAGCCCTCGTGGAAGGCGCTGCCCTGTTTGCGATCGTGGTAGGCCTGCTGGCCGGGTAA
- a CDS encoding IS110 family transposase: MDTLPKTFIGIDVSKDDLVTAFPLAPEQWEVDKFDNNDAGIAALLQKVKELPKPHVVLEATGNYSMKVVFALCENQVPVSVLNPKQSNGFIKGVLLSTTKTDAKDACALALYGQFNKPKSYRIPSDKMLEITQLRVYLKQLKKQQVVISNQLHALEFHVKPLPYVQESLRESLALCKRQIQDTEKGLLSISEDCFDQAYALATSVVGVGPAIAQSLLVATNGFREFDNPKQLAKFVGVCSTQCESGSSIKKRGSISKTGDPNLRALLYMGARSAKRFNQPCKLLYERLRSKGKCHKVAMLAVCNKMLRQMFAVVKSGVKFDNEYHLKNEKAA; this comes from the coding sequence ATGGACACGTTGCCCAAAACTTTCATTGGTATAGATGTCAGCAAAGACGACCTGGTGACAGCTTTTCCGCTTGCCCCCGAGCAGTGGGAAGTCGATAAATTCGACAACAATGATGCCGGGATCGCAGCCCTGCTACAGAAGGTTAAAGAGCTTCCCAAGCCTCATGTCGTGCTCGAAGCCACCGGCAATTACTCCATGAAAGTTGTCTTTGCGCTGTGCGAAAACCAGGTTCCTGTTTCTGTTTTAAATCCTAAACAGAGCAACGGTTTCATTAAGGGCGTACTGCTATCCACGACCAAAACTGACGCCAAAGATGCCTGCGCACTGGCGTTGTACGGGCAGTTCAATAAGCCCAAATCCTATCGTATACCAAGCGACAAGATGCTGGAAATCACCCAATTGAGGGTGTATTTGAAGCAGCTCAAAAAACAGCAGGTAGTTATTTCCAACCAGTTGCACGCCCTCGAGTTCCACGTCAAGCCCCTGCCTTATGTCCAGGAGTCTCTGAGGGAAAGTTTAGCGTTGTGCAAGCGGCAAATCCAGGATACTGAAAAGGGCCTCCTGAGCATTTCGGAGGATTGTTTTGACCAGGCCTACGCTCTGGCCACCTCCGTAGTTGGCGTCGGCCCGGCCATCGCCCAGAGCCTGTTGGTGGCTACCAACGGCTTCCGGGAATTTGACAACCCCAAGCAGCTGGCCAAGTTTGTCGGCGTGTGTTCCACCCAGTGCGAGTCCGGCTCCAGCATTAAAAAACGAGGCAGCATTTCCAAGACGGGAGACCCCAATTTGAGGGCCTTGCTCTACATGGGCGCCCGGTCAGCCAAGCGCTTCAACCAGCCCTGCAAACTGCTGTATGAGCGCCTCAGAAGCAAAGGGAAATGCCACAAAGTGGCCATGCTAGCAGTGTGCAATAAGATGCTCCGGCAGATGTTTGCGGTGGTCAAATCAGGGGTGAAATTCGATAATGAGTACCATCTTAAAAATGAAAAAGCGGCGTAA
- a CDS encoding transglycosylase domain-containing protein has protein sequence MTSQQEPQFFQNVWAQIRQRLQPLQGKARSLYSRYPKLSIAGLIAGGLGILGFSTLLLTCVLVYYGVLGPLPGYPELRDIQNYNASEVYSEDGVLLGKYFIENRINADLEEISPNIINALVATEDARFFEHSGVDLRAATRVLVKSILLSDDSSGGGSTLSQQLAKNLYPRRDYLMLGMLVNKIREMFIARRLEKVYTKEELLRLYLNTVSFSENIFGIKVASQRFFDKAPGELNVEEAAVLVGMLKATTYYSPVRHPERATERRNVVLRQMSRYGHLSEAEYDSLKVLPLGVKYYKEGNNQGLATYFREHLRQEVEEVLEDYTKPDGTPYNLYTDGLRIYTTLDARLQRYAEEAVQEHMAWLQEAFDKEWKKGSPWGGSSALERAVQQSDRYQRLKDKGASQEEIEKIFSTPVPMTVFSWNGGEEDREMSPLDSIKYYLAILNTGFLAMDPSTGLVKAWVGGINHKYFKYDHVIQARRQVGSTFKPIVYATALQSGMLPCEYTYNRLVTYAKYDNWSPRNSDGEYGGVYSMEGALAKSVNSVTVEILMRTGIDSVRQLAEAMGVDGYIPQTPSIALGTAEATLADMVRVYGTFANRGVRPEMHYLDRIETAEGDTLAIFERPNPRRFPAVLTETHADMMIQMLESVVDSGTARALRYQHGLYNDLAGKTGTTQNQSDGWFIGFNPRLVAGVWVGADMPQVHFRSLRLGQGATSAMPIFGKFMRKVYRDPDFKSIRYARFAEPADTIKALMACPPYLEEMPILAGIQDGYFYFSDERSLLERLLNQPYTDEQGRVVNVPPRRPYETDEEYVQRLREYQERLQRRDERREKRKQFWGKLLFGKEGEQQPEEEQNPNGYRYFERSDGG, from the coding sequence ATGACAAGCCAACAGGAGCCACAATTCTTTCAAAATGTATGGGCGCAAATACGGCAGCGCCTGCAACCCCTGCAAGGCAAAGCGAGGAGCCTCTACTCTCGTTACCCCAAGCTGTCCATCGCCGGCCTGATCGCCGGCGGGTTGGGCATACTAGGCTTTTCCACCCTGTTGCTCACCTGCGTGCTGGTTTACTATGGCGTGCTCGGCCCCTTGCCGGGCTATCCGGAGCTGCGCGACATTCAGAACTACAACGCCTCGGAGGTCTATTCCGAAGACGGCGTGCTGCTCGGCAAGTATTTCATCGAGAACCGCATCAACGCCGACCTGGAGGAAATCTCGCCCAACATCATCAATGCCCTGGTCGCCACCGAAGACGCCCGCTTTTTCGAACACAGCGGCGTCGACCTGCGCGCTGCCACGCGGGTGCTGGTAAAATCCATACTGCTGTCCGACGACTCATCCGGGGGCGGCAGCACCCTGAGCCAGCAACTGGCCAAGAACCTGTACCCGCGCCGCGATTACCTCATGCTGGGCATGCTGGTCAACAAGATCAGGGAGATGTTCATCGCCCGCCGCCTGGAAAAGGTGTACACCAAGGAAGAACTGCTGCGCCTCTACCTGAACACTGTATCGTTCAGCGAGAACATCTTCGGCATTAAAGTGGCCTCCCAGCGCTTTTTCGACAAGGCCCCCGGCGAGCTGAACGTGGAGGAGGCCGCCGTGCTGGTGGGCATGCTCAAAGCCACCACTTACTACAGCCCGGTGCGGCACCCCGAGCGCGCCACCGAGCGCCGCAATGTGGTGCTCCGGCAAATGTCGCGTTACGGCCACTTGTCCGAGGCGGAATACGACTCCCTGAAGGTACTGCCCCTCGGCGTGAAATACTACAAGGAAGGCAACAACCAGGGCCTGGCCACCTATTTCCGGGAGCACCTGCGGCAGGAGGTGGAAGAGGTACTGGAAGACTACACCAAGCCCGACGGCACGCCCTATAACCTCTACACCGACGGCCTGCGCATCTACACCACCCTCGACGCCCGCCTGCAGCGCTACGCAGAGGAGGCGGTGCAGGAACACATGGCCTGGCTGCAGGAAGCCTTTGACAAGGAATGGAAAAAAGGCAGCCCCTGGGGGGGGAGTTCTGCTCTGGAACGCGCCGTCCAGCAGTCGGATCGCTATCAGCGCCTGAAAGATAAAGGCGCCTCTCAGGAAGAGATCGAGAAGATTTTCTCCACCCCGGTTCCCATGACGGTCTTCAGTTGGAATGGCGGGGAGGAAGACCGGGAAATGTCGCCCCTGGATTCCATCAAATACTACCTTGCCATCCTCAATACCGGATTCCTGGCGATGGACCCTTCCACCGGGCTGGTCAAGGCCTGGGTAGGCGGCATCAACCACAAGTATTTCAAGTACGACCACGTCATACAGGCCCGCCGGCAGGTGGGTTCCACGTTCAAGCCCATCGTTTACGCCACCGCCCTGCAGAGCGGCATGCTGCCCTGCGAGTACACCTACAACCGGCTGGTGACTTACGCCAAATACGACAACTGGTCGCCCCGCAATTCCGATGGGGAGTACGGTGGGGTGTACAGCATGGAGGGCGCCCTGGCGAAATCCGTCAATTCGGTTACCGTGGAGATTCTGATGCGCACCGGCATCGACTCGGTGAGGCAACTTGCGGAAGCCATGGGGGTGGACGGTTATATCCCCCAGACGCCTTCCATCGCTCTGGGTACGGCGGAAGCTACCCTGGCGGACATGGTGCGGGTATACGGCACTTTCGCCAACCGGGGCGTTCGCCCCGAGATGCACTATCTGGACCGCATTGAAACGGCCGAAGGGGATACGCTGGCCATTTTCGAGCGCCCCAACCCCCGCCGTTTTCCGGCGGTATTGACGGAAACTCATGCCGATATGATGATCCAAATGCTGGAATCGGTGGTGGACAGCGGTACGGCGCGCGCCCTGCGCTACCAGCACGGCCTGTACAACGACCTGGCCGGCAAGACAGGCACCACCCAAAACCAGTCGGATGGCTGGTTCATCGGCTTCAACCCCCGCCTGGTGGCCGGCGTATGGGTAGGAGCGGATATGCCTCAGGTACATTTCCGCTCTCTGCGCCTCGGGCAGGGGGCCACTTCGGCGATGCCCATTTTCGGCAAGTTCATGCGCAAGGTCTACCGGGACCCCGATTTCAAATCCATCCGCTATGCCCGCTTCGCCGAGCCGGCGGACACGATAAAGGCGCTGATGGCCTGCCCGCCCTACCTGGAAGAAATGCCCATCCTGGCCGGCATTCAGGACGGCTACTTCTACTTCTCCGACGAGCGCAGCCTCCTGGAGCGCCTGCTCAACCAACCCTATACCGACGAGCAGGGCCGGGTGGTCAATGTGCCGCCCCGCCGCCCCTATGAGACCGATGAAGAGTATGTTCAGCGCCTGCGCGAGTACCAGGAACGCCTGCAACGCCGCGATGAACGCCGGGAAAAACGAAAGCAGTTCTGGGGCAAACTGCTGTTCGGCAAAGAGGGCGAGCAGCAGCCTGAAGAAGAACAGAACCCGAACGGATATCGTTATTTCGAGCGGAGTGACGGGGGGTGA
- the atpG gene encoding ATP synthase F1 subunit gamma: protein MAANLKEVRERIRSVQNTQQITKAMKMVSAAKLRRAQEAIQKMRPYAEKLNNMLSNILSNLEGDAETVFGQERELKNACLVVVTSDRGLCGAFNTNVCKAAVHTLETKFADAYANGNLTIMCIGKRGFDFFRKRYADARIDKNHVNLFHDLSFQNISKVAKSLLDAFEKQEFDAIDVAYGKFKNAATQYTITEQFLPVEKIEKEEGDNLLADYIFEPSKVQLLEYLVPTILQTQFRKFLLDTNASEHGARMTAMDKATENANELLRDLRISYNKARQEAITNEILEIVGGAAALENG, encoded by the coding sequence ATGGCCGCCAACTTAAAAGAAGTACGCGAACGCATCAGATCCGTACAGAACACGCAGCAGATCACCAAAGCTATGAAAATGGTTTCGGCCGCCAAGCTGCGCCGCGCTCAGGAAGCGATCCAGAAAATGCGGCCCTATGCGGAAAAGCTCAACAATATGCTGAGCAACATCCTGTCCAACCTGGAAGGGGATGCAGAGACCGTGTTCGGGCAGGAGCGGGAACTGAAAAATGCCTGCCTGGTCGTGGTTACTTCCGACCGGGGCCTTTGCGGCGCTTTTAACACCAACGTGTGCAAGGCGGCGGTTCACACCCTGGAGACCAAGTTCGCCGATGCTTATGCCAACGGCAACCTCACCATTATGTGCATCGGGAAGCGGGGTTTTGACTTTTTCCGCAAACGCTACGCGGATGCCCGGATCGATAAAAACCACGTCAACCTTTTTCACGACCTGAGCTTCCAGAACATTTCCAAGGTTGCCAAAAGCCTGCTCGACGCTTTTGAAAAACAGGAGTTCGACGCGATCGACGTCGCCTACGGCAAGTTTAAGAACGCCGCCACGCAGTATACCATTACGGAACAATTCCTGCCGGTGGAAAAGATCGAAAAAGAGGAAGGAGATAACCTGCTGGCCGACTACATATTCGAACCCAGTAAAGTGCAATTGCTCGAATACCTCGTTCCTACGATCCTGCAGACGCAGTTCCGGAAGTTCCTGCTCGACACCAACGCCTCAGAGCACGGCGCTCGCATGACCGCTATGGACAAGGCGACCGAAAACGCCAACGAACTGCTTCGCGACCTGCGCATTTCCTACAATAAAGCGCGCCAGGAAGCGATTACCAATGAAATCCTCGAGATCGTCGGCGGGGCAGCTGCCCTGGAAAATGGTTAA
- the atpF gene encoding F0F1 ATP synthase subunit B, producing the protein MTEVLFLADFSVIKPDPGLIFWTSLIFILVWFTLGRMAFGPIQKALKRREQDIQNALDEARKARQEMAELKAENEELLKQAQEERAAILKEAKEAKNSIIEEARKSAREEYRRIVTAATEDIENRRMAMVVDLKNQLGVISIDIAEKILHKELKGDKQQEQFVKTLVDEIKLN; encoded by the coding sequence ATGACCGAAGTATTGTTTCTGGCCGACTTCTCTGTCATCAAGCCCGACCCGGGCCTGATCTTCTGGACGAGCCTCATCTTTATCCTGGTGTGGTTCACGCTGGGCCGCATGGCCTTCGGGCCCATACAGAAGGCGCTCAAGCGCCGCGAACAGGACATTCAGAACGCTCTGGACGAAGCCCGCAAGGCCCGCCAGGAAATGGCGGAACTCAAGGCCGAAAACGAAGAGCTGCTCAAGCAAGCCCAGGAAGAGCGCGCAGCCATCCTCAAAGAGGCCAAGGAAGCGAAGAACAGCATCATCGAAGAGGCCCGCAAGAGCGCCCGGGAAGAGTACCGCCGCATCGTGACCGCTGCTACGGAAGACATCGAGAACCGCCGGATGGCCATGGTCGTCGACCTGAAGAACCAGTTGGGCGTCATCTCCATCGATATTGCTGAGAAGATACTGCATAAAGAACTGAAAGGCGATAAGCAGCAGGAGCAGTTCGTCAAGACGCTGGTCGACGAAATCAAACTGAATTAG
- the atpH gene encoding ATP synthase F1 subunit delta, whose amino-acid sequence MSVHRIASRYAKSLIELAIDQKHLEVVTEDVRQFQQLAKNRDLYLLLKSPIVHADKKKKIVKLIFEGKVDKLFMAFLNILIAKGREVYLPEIAVEYMLQYKQVKHISTVRLTTAAPLDKELQKAIHDKLQASDETDEQVELSATVDPSLIGGFVVEFEDKIYDASVKHKLDQLKKGFRENFYVSKIISS is encoded by the coding sequence ATGTCTGTACACAGAATAGCCTCCCGGTATGCCAAGTCGCTGATCGAGCTGGCCATCGACCAGAAGCACCTGGAAGTGGTAACGGAAGACGTCCGGCAGTTTCAGCAACTGGCGAAGAACCGCGACCTTTATCTGTTGTTGAAGAGCCCTATTGTCCATGCAGATAAGAAGAAGAAGATCGTGAAGCTCATCTTCGAAGGGAAGGTCGATAAGTTGTTCATGGCTTTTCTCAATATCCTGATTGCCAAAGGGCGGGAAGTCTATCTGCCGGAGATCGCCGTCGAATACATGCTGCAGTACAAGCAGGTCAAGCACATTTCAACGGTAAGGCTGACTACCGCTGCGCCCCTGGACAAAGAGCTGCAGAAGGCGATTCACGACAAGCTTCAGGCCAGCGACGAAACCGATGAGCAGGTGGAGTTGTCGGCCACTGTCGACCCTTCTCTGATCGGCGGGTTCGTGGTCGAGTTTGAAGATAAGATTTACGATGCGAGCGTCAAGCATAAGCTGGACCAGCTCAAAAAAGGGTTTCGCGAAAATTTTTACGTTTCTAAGATCATTTCCAGCTAA
- a CDS encoding F0F1 ATP synthase subunit alpha, translating into MVDVTPDEISAILKQQLSGFSSTTELEEYGTVLQVGDGIARVYGLNNAQAGELVEFETGVQAIVLNLEEDNVGVVLMGSSDSIREGSRVHRTGRIASINVGEGFVGRVVNPLGEPIDGKGDIEGETYELPLERKAPGVIYRQPVNEPLQTGIKAIDAMIPIGRGQRELIIGDRQTGKSAIAIDTIINQREFFERGEPVYCIYVASGQKASTVANVAKTLEDNGAMDYTIIVSASAADPAPLQFYAPFAGATIGEFFRDSGRPALIIYDDLSKQAVAYREVSLLLRRPPGREAYPGDVFYLHSRLLERAAKIIENDDIARQMNDLPDVLKNAKDKDGNPLVKGGGSLTALPIIETQAGDVSAYIPTNVISITDGQIFLESNLFNAGIRPAINVGISVSRVGGAAQIKSMKKVSGTLKLDQAQYRELEAFSKFGSDLDAATTAVLEKGKRNVEILKQPQYSPVSVEKQVAMIYLGTKGLLRYVPVNKVKDFEELFLHTLEQRHPEVLQNFKAGKLEKEDTDRVEALAAELSKPYQKK; encoded by the coding sequence ATGGTTGATGTAACACCAGACGAGATATCAGCAATATTAAAACAACAGCTCTCCGGATTCAGCTCTACTACTGAACTGGAGGAATACGGCACCGTTCTCCAGGTGGGAGACGGCATCGCTCGTGTTTATGGATTAAACAACGCACAGGCGGGCGAACTGGTAGAGTTTGAGACTGGGGTGCAGGCCATCGTGCTCAACCTGGAAGAAGACAACGTGGGCGTGGTGCTCATGGGCTCCAGCGACAGCATCCGCGAAGGTTCGCGCGTACACCGCACCGGGCGCATCGCTTCCATCAACGTCGGCGAAGGCTTCGTCGGCCGGGTGGTCAACCCGCTGGGAGAACCCATCGACGGCAAAGGCGACATCGAGGGGGAGACCTACGAATTGCCGCTGGAGCGCAAGGCGCCGGGCGTTATTTACCGGCAGCCGGTAAACGAGCCGCTGCAGACGGGCATCAAGGCCATCGACGCCATGATCCCCATCGGCCGCGGCCAGCGCGAACTCATCATCGGCGACCGGCAGACGGGCAAATCCGCCATTGCCATCGACACCATCATCAACCAGCGCGAGTTCTTCGAAAGAGGCGAGCCGGTTTACTGCATCTATGTAGCTTCCGGCCAGAAGGCCTCCACGGTGGCCAATGTGGCCAAGACACTGGAGGACAACGGCGCGATGGATTACACCATCATCGTTTCCGCCTCCGCTGCCGACCCCGCTCCGCTGCAGTTCTATGCGCCTTTCGCCGGTGCCACCATCGGCGAATTCTTCCGCGATTCGGGCCGTCCCGCGCTGATCATTTACGATGACTTGTCCAAGCAGGCCGTCGCTTACCGGGAGGTGTCTCTATTGCTGCGCCGCCCGCCGGGCCGCGAAGCTTATCCGGGGGACGTATTTTACCTGCACAGCCGCCTGCTGGAACGCGCCGCCAAGATCATCGAGAACGATGACATCGCCCGCCAGATGAACGACCTGCCCGACGTGTTGAAAAACGCGAAAGACAAGGACGGCAACCCGCTGGTAAAAGGGGGAGGGTCGCTGACCGCTCTGCCGATCATCGAAACCCAGGCCGGCGACGTATCCGCCTATATTCCGACCAACGTCATTTCCATTACCGACGGCCAGATCTTCCTGGAGTCCAACCTCTTCAACGCCGGTATCCGCCCGGCCATCAACGTGGGTATCTCCGTATCCCGCGTGGGTGGAGCCGCTCAGATCAAATCGATGAAAAAGGTCTCCGGCACGCTGAAGCTCGACCAGGCGCAGTACCGCGAACTGGAAGCTTTCTCCAAATTCGGTTCTGACCTCGACGCCGCCACCACCGCCGTACTTGAAAAGGGAAAGCGCAACGTGGAAATCCTAAAGCAACCGCAGTATTCGCCGGTATCCGTGGAAAAGCAGGTGGCTATGATCTACCTGGGCACCAAGGGCCTGCTGCGCTACGTGCCGGTCAATAAAGTGAAGGATTTCGAGGAGCTGTTTCTCCACACCCTGGAGCAACGCCACCCCGAAGTGTTGCAAAACTTCAAAGCCGGCAAGCTCGAAAAAGAAGACACCGACCGGGTGGAAGCTTTGGCCGCGGAACTGTCGAAGCCGTATCAGAAGAAGTAA